One segment of Streptomyces sp. NA02950 DNA contains the following:
- a CDS encoding M64 family metallopeptidase produces MRRHIRRRVPLRIAATAGGIALAAALTATARATTGGADPARPHGGGAPAAAPAERTHEVEYFSGPGAHPRHTEVPAATPKRMTRAARSLSAAEKADDGDVSSVIEKGPVDDKVDVVFVGDGYTASQQEDFHTDLRAKWKEISAVEPYASYRDLFNVWSVDAVSNQSGVSGDPSEDVVKDTALGSYFWCDGLERLLCVNTDKVESYAAKAPQADLVVVLSNSAKYGGAGYTVTSQVGYDGIATASSDHADSDQVAVHETGHSLGKLADEYVYPDNGTYTGAEPEESNASTLSADQMTDQRKKWYRWLGQTSPDGGAVGAYEGGRYYPKGINRPTDNSIMRTLGREFSLPGREAMIAGFYRHASAVSSRTPTDKPVGRKAELTVRIPKKASLKWYVDGDEVRAARGKKSVTPASLGVRADGETHKVTAKATDTTRAVKDPELRKLLTDSRTWKVARH; encoded by the coding sequence GTGCGACGACACATACGCCGACGCGTCCCCCTCCGCATCGCGGCCACCGCGGGGGGTATCGCGCTGGCCGCGGCACTCACCGCGACCGCGAGGGCGACCACCGGCGGAGCGGACCCCGCCCGGCCGCACGGTGGTGGCGCCCCGGCGGCCGCCCCCGCAGAGCGCACCCACGAGGTCGAGTACTTCAGCGGTCCCGGCGCCCACCCCCGGCACACCGAGGTCCCGGCCGCCACCCCGAAGCGCATGACCCGCGCCGCCCGTTCGCTGTCCGCCGCCGAGAAGGCGGACGACGGCGACGTCAGCTCGGTCATCGAGAAGGGGCCGGTCGACGACAAGGTCGACGTCGTCTTCGTCGGCGACGGCTACACCGCCTCCCAGCAGGAGGACTTCCACACCGATCTGCGCGCCAAGTGGAAGGAGATCTCCGCGGTCGAGCCGTACGCCTCGTACCGGGACCTGTTCAACGTGTGGTCCGTGGACGCCGTCTCCAACCAGTCCGGTGTCTCGGGCGACCCGAGCGAGGACGTCGTCAAGGACACCGCGCTCGGCTCGTACTTCTGGTGCGACGGCCTCGAGCGGCTGCTGTGCGTCAACACCGACAAGGTCGAGTCCTACGCGGCCAAGGCCCCGCAGGCCGATCTGGTGGTCGTGCTCTCCAACTCCGCCAAGTACGGCGGCGCGGGCTACACCGTCACCTCGCAGGTCGGCTACGACGGCATCGCCACCGCCTCCTCCGACCACGCCGACTCCGACCAGGTGGCCGTCCACGAGACCGGCCACTCGCTCGGCAAGCTGGCCGACGAGTACGTCTATCCGGACAACGGCACCTACACCGGCGCGGAGCCCGAGGAGTCCAACGCCTCCACGCTCAGCGCGGACCAGATGACCGACCAGCGGAAGAAGTGGTACCGCTGGCTGGGCCAGACCTCGCCGGACGGCGGCGCGGTCGGCGCGTACGAGGGCGGGCGCTACTACCCCAAGGGCATCAACCGCCCCACCGACAACTCCATCATGCGCACCCTGGGCCGGGAGTTCAGCCTGCCCGGCCGGGAGGCGATGATCGCGGGCTTCTACCGGCACGCGAGCGCGGTCAGCAGCAGGACGCCCACCGACAAGCCGGTGGGGCGCAAGGCCGAACTGACGGTGCGGATCCCCAAGAAGGCGTCCCTGAAGTGGTACGTGGACGGTGACGAGGTGCGGGCCGCGCGCGGGAAGAAGTCCGTGACCCCGGCCTCCCTCGGCGTCCGCGCCGACGGCGAGACCCACAAGGTGACCGCCAAGGCGACCGACACCACCCGTGCGGTGAAGGACCCGGAGCTGCGGAAGCTGCTGACCGACTCCCGTACGTGGAAGGTCGCGCGGCACTAG
- a CDS encoding winged helix DNA-binding domain-containing protein, with product MTDARPALRISAEQRRARVGRRHLLAPSVRAATVEEVTDAVVALHATDPATVYLSACARLREPSSAEVDRALYEDLSMMRLLCMRRTMFVVTAALAPAVYAGAGRAIAVRERATLLRHLRERADGWDEERLAAVEKEVVAALAVRGEATTAELAQDLPALRETILMSPGKPYEAKQSVGSRLLRQLAADGLVRRCRPRSSWNSSIFPWAPAAALPEVPVREAKAEIAGRWLRAFGPATEADLKWWTGWTVTDTRRALADIRAASVELAEGPGFVAEGDEEPVAECEPWAALLPSLDPTAMGWRMRDWYLDPEQVPALFDGTGNIGPTVWWNGRIVGAWTQRADGEVVWQLFTDAGREAWTALETEAARLSGWLGGMRITTRFPTGLERELAR from the coding sequence ATGACCGATGCGCGCCCCGCCCTCCGTATCTCCGCCGAACAGCGCCGCGCCCGGGTCGGCCGGCGCCATCTGCTGGCGCCGTCCGTGCGCGCGGCCACCGTCGAGGAGGTGACGGACGCGGTGGTGGCCCTGCACGCCACCGACCCGGCCACCGTCTATCTGTCGGCGTGCGCGCGGCTGCGCGAGCCCTCGTCCGCGGAGGTGGACCGGGCGCTCTACGAGGATCTGTCGATGATGCGGCTGCTCTGCATGCGCCGCACGATGTTCGTGGTGACGGCCGCCCTGGCCCCCGCCGTGTACGCCGGAGCCGGTCGGGCCATCGCCGTCCGCGAACGCGCCACCCTGCTCAGGCATCTGCGGGAGCGGGCGGACGGCTGGGACGAGGAGCGGCTCGCCGCGGTCGAGAAGGAGGTCGTGGCGGCGCTCGCGGTACGGGGCGAGGCCACCACCGCCGAACTGGCCCAGGACCTGCCCGCGCTGCGCGAGACGATCCTGATGTCGCCGGGGAAGCCGTACGAGGCGAAGCAGAGCGTCGGCAGTCGGCTGCTGCGGCAGCTCGCCGCCGACGGGCTGGTGCGCCGCTGCCGCCCGCGCTCCTCCTGGAACAGCAGCATCTTCCCGTGGGCCCCGGCGGCGGCACTGCCCGAAGTGCCGGTACGCGAGGCGAAGGCGGAGATCGCGGGGCGCTGGCTGCGGGCGTTCGGGCCCGCGACCGAGGCCGATCTGAAGTGGTGGACGGGGTGGACGGTGACCGACACCCGGCGGGCGCTGGCCGACATCCGGGCGGCTTCCGTGGAGTTGGCGGAGGGGCCGGGGTTCGTGGCGGAGGGGGACGAGGAGCCGGTGGCCGAGTGCGAACCGTGGGCCGCGCTGCTGCCGAGCCTGGATCCGACCGCCATGGGCTGGCGGATGCGCGACTGGTATCTCGACCCGGAGCAGGTGCCCGCGCTCTTCGACGGCACCGGCAACATCGGGCCCACGGTGTGGTGGAACGGCCGGATCGTGGGCGCCTGGACCCAGCGCGCCGACGGCGAGGTGGTGTGGCAGCTCTTCACCGACGCCGGACGGGAGGCGTGGACGGCGCTGGAGACGGAGGCGGCACGGCTGAGCGGCTGGCTGGGCGGTATGCGGATCACCACACGCTTCCCCACCGGGCTGGAACGGGAGTTGGCGCGCTGA
- a CDS encoding serine/threonine-protein kinase, with protein sequence MGNFGGEGHLIAGRYELVSRLGRGGMGTVWRSVDQLLGRDVAVKELHVDDEGLSALDAQLLGERTLREARTVAQIKHPNVIVLHDVVEEGERAWIVMELVDGVSLADRLTADGPVGPREAGRMVLALLEALRAAHARGVLHRDIKPANVLVESGTGRVVLTDFGIAQVSGATTITETGSFVGSPEYTAPERMSGRRTGPESDLWSLGVLLCTLVSGRSPFHRDSLAAVLHAVVFDEIAVPEAAGGLKPVVEGLLRREPELRLSAEEAARLLRAYGESGDTPEMPLPRTEPRPGRSLVPGPAPGPAPAPVPEAVPTGAAAAGGGTPGAPGESGTSGTSGTSGRGGRFPGGRKAVTAIVAVLALAGAGVGAMALLDGGDDKKVSGGPGHRTGDGHNGGGKTSSPSHSPSPSTGPSTGPSTSSSGIPAGYERVRDPLGFSIAVPQGYSRSYEPPRVYYYSPGKEFRIGVQIQEQDPKGPLGLSREADAKGPQEYPGYRSGQVIETTRHGQPAALWAFVWNGGADDGGSRQTFDLSWDADGKMYDLWLSAPVAQKGQGKRHFDTAVATFTPSGTSN encoded by the coding sequence ATGGGTAACTTCGGGGGCGAGGGTCACCTGATCGCGGGCCGGTACGAACTGGTGTCGCGGCTCGGGCGCGGCGGCATGGGCACGGTGTGGCGATCGGTCGACCAACTGCTGGGCCGGGACGTCGCGGTCAAGGAACTGCATGTGGACGACGAGGGGCTGTCGGCGCTGGACGCCCAGCTGCTCGGTGAGCGCACCCTGCGCGAGGCCCGCACGGTCGCCCAGATCAAGCACCCCAATGTGATCGTCCTGCACGATGTGGTCGAGGAGGGCGAGCGCGCCTGGATCGTCATGGAGCTGGTCGACGGGGTCTCGCTCGCCGACCGGCTGACCGCGGACGGCCCGGTCGGCCCGCGCGAGGCCGGCCGGATGGTGCTGGCGCTGCTGGAGGCGCTGCGCGCGGCGCACGCCCGCGGAGTGCTGCACCGGGACATCAAGCCCGCCAATGTGCTGGTGGAGTCGGGCACCGGCCGGGTGGTGCTGACGGACTTCGGGATCGCGCAGGTCTCCGGGGCCACGACGATCACCGAGACCGGTTCGTTCGTCGGCTCGCCCGAATACACCGCGCCGGAACGGATGTCGGGGCGGCGGACCGGGCCGGAGTCGGACCTGTGGTCGCTCGGGGTGCTGCTGTGCACGCTGGTGAGCGGCCGGTCACCGTTCCACCGCGACTCCCTGGCCGCGGTGCTGCACGCCGTCGTCTTCGACGAGATCGCGGTGCCCGAGGCGGCCGGGGGGCTGAAGCCGGTCGTCGAGGGGCTGCTGCGGCGGGAGCCGGAGCTGCGGCTGAGCGCGGAGGAGGCCGCGCGGCTGCTGCGGGCGTACGGGGAGTCGGGGGACACCCCGGAGATGCCGCTGCCGCGGACCGAGCCCCGGCCGGGCCGGTCGCTCGTCCCCGGACCCGCACCGGGCCCCGCTCCGGCGCCGGTCCCCGAGGCTGTACCGACCGGCGCGGCGGCGGCCGGCGGAGGCACGCCCGGAGCGCCCGGTGAGTCGGGGACGTCCGGCACATCGGGGACGTCCGGCCGTGGTGGCCGCTTTCCCGGCGGCCGCAAGGCGGTGACGGCGATCGTCGCCGTCCTCGCGCTGGCCGGGGCGGGCGTGGGCGCGATGGCGTTGCTGGACGGCGGCGACGACAAGAAGGTGAGCGGGGGCCCGGGCCACCGCACCGGTGACGGCCACAACGGCGGCGGGAAGACCTCGTCCCCCTCGCACAGTCCGAGTCCCAGCACAGGTCCCAGCACGGGTCCCAGTACGTCGTCCAGCGGCATTCCCGCGGGCTACGAGCGGGTGAGGGATCCGCTCGGTTTCTCGATCGCCGTGCCCCAGGGGTACAGCCGCTCCTACGAGCCGCCTCGGGTCTACTACTACTCCCCGGGCAAGGAGTTCCGGATCGGTGTGCAGATCCAGGAGCAGGACCCCAAGGGCCCGCTGGGGCTGAGCCGGGAGGCCGATGCCAAGGGGCCGCAGGAGTACCCGGGCTACCGCAGTGGCCAGGTCATCGAGACCACCCGGCACGGGCAGCCCGCGGCGCTCTGGGCGTTCGTCTGGAACGGCGGCGCGGACGACGGCGGCTCGCGGCAGACATTTGATCTGAGCTGGGACGCGGACGGCAAAATGTATGATCTCTGGCTTTCCGCCCCCGTGGCGCAAAAAGGCCAGGGAAAGCGGCATTTCGATACGGCTGTCGCCACATTCACCCCTTCCGGAACATCGAACTGA
- a CDS encoding serine/threonine-protein kinase, which translates to MTNDGGRANEPTSYTLRPPHAPEETPPQGSPYEPTQLAARRPPAARSSDPNAGRIIGGRYRLVSRLGHGGMGTVWRARDQVMDREVAVKEPRVPDHLPDGERQTVYRRMEREARAAARIDHPSVVTVHDVVVEEGRPWIVMELVAGQSLAGRLDEGTLDPREAARIGLAVLGALSAAHEAGVLHRDVKPDNVLLGRDDRVVLTDFGIAQIEGEQGLTETGGFVGSPEFIAPERVLGQRPGPESDLWSLGVVLYTAVEGLSPFRRSHSPSTLQAVLQAEPQMPARAVGPLGDIIMRMLRKETSARPSAQEIRQALQAAVRPPRQTPTVSAFGAPTMAANGVPTMAAGPGFGAGAGFGAGAGFGAAPPAAPEPSGNRFVPPILHKNRKAQIGLGALVLVVAAALVLVIAKPFASESPLPSGWAVRDEQSLVGATLAMPEGYKRLQDDSYDTAPQVSFTDPSGVYTITLKASVTDSQHQITDNKGVAGQIGQYYESGAQSTMDEAKVKPPRKADQEGDPALDFDTTYFTPGTSSDEIRIPYLNRDHVFVIDKEIAWQLTVSMPAEGDARETGDTMYEDVLKNLKINKRFRIDTD; encoded by the coding sequence ATGACGAACGACGGGGGACGGGCGAACGAGCCCACCAGCTACACCCTGCGGCCGCCGCATGCCCCGGAGGAGACGCCTCCGCAGGGCAGCCCCTACGAGCCGACCCAGCTCGCCGCGCGGCGGCCGCCCGCCGCCCGGTCCTCGGACCCGAACGCCGGGCGGATCATCGGCGGGCGCTACCGGCTGGTCTCCCGGCTCGGCCACGGCGGGATGGGCACCGTCTGGCGCGCCCGGGACCAGGTCATGGACCGCGAGGTGGCGGTCAAGGAGCCGCGTGTCCCGGACCATCTCCCGGACGGCGAGCGGCAGACGGTCTACCGGCGGATGGAGCGCGAGGCGCGCGCCGCCGCCCGGATCGACCACCCCTCCGTCGTCACCGTCCACGACGTCGTGGTCGAGGAGGGGCGGCCGTGGATCGTGATGGAGCTGGTGGCCGGGCAGTCGCTGGCCGGTCGGCTGGATGAGGGCACGCTCGACCCGCGCGAGGCGGCCCGGATCGGTCTCGCGGTGCTCGGCGCGCTGTCGGCCGCCCATGAGGCCGGTGTGCTGCACCGCGACGTGAAACCGGACAACGTGCTGCTCGGCCGGGACGACCGGGTGGTGCTCACCGACTTCGGCATCGCCCAGATCGAGGGCGAGCAGGGGCTCACCGAGACCGGTGGCTTCGTCGGCTCGCCCGAATTCATCGCGCCCGAGCGGGTGCTGGGCCAGCGGCCGGGTCCCGAGTCGGACCTGTGGTCGCTGGGCGTGGTGCTGTACACGGCGGTCGAGGGCCTGTCCCCGTTCCGCCGCAGCCACTCCCCGTCCACCCTCCAGGCCGTCTTGCAGGCCGAACCGCAGATGCCCGCGCGTGCCGTGGGGCCGCTCGGCGACATCATCATGCGGATGCTGCGCAAGGAGACCTCGGCGCGTCCGTCCGCCCAGGAGATCCGGCAGGCGCTTCAGGCCGCGGTCCGTCCGCCGCGGCAGACGCCGACCGTCTCCGCGTTCGGCGCACCGACGATGGCCGCGAACGGCGTCCCGACGATGGCCGCCGGGCCCGGATTCGGAGCCGGGGCCGGGTTCGGAGCCGGGGCCGGGTTCGGCGCGGCGCCGCCCGCGGCGCCGGAGCCCTCCGGCAACCGCTTCGTCCCGCCCATCCTGCACAAGAACCGCAAGGCCCAGATCGGCCTGGGCGCGCTGGTGCTGGTGGTCGCCGCCGCTCTGGTGCTGGTGATCGCGAAGCCGTTCGCGAGCGAGAGCCCGCTGCCGTCCGGCTGGGCCGTGCGCGATGAACAGTCCCTGGTCGGGGCGACCCTGGCCATGCCCGAGGGCTACAAGCGGCTTCAGGACGACTCCTACGACACCGCTCCGCAGGTCTCCTTCACGGACCCCAGCGGCGTCTACACCATCACGCTCAAGGCGTCGGTGACCGATTCGCAGCACCAGATCACCGACAACAAGGGGGTGGCCGGGCAGATCGGCCAGTACTACGAGAGCGGCGCCCAGTCGACGATGGACGAGGCCAAGGTGAAGCCGCCGAGGAAGGCCGACCAGGAGGGCGACCCCGCCCTGGACTTCGACACCACCTACTTCACGCCGGGCACCAGCAGCGATGAGATCCGCATCCCCTACCTGAACCGGGACCATGTGTTCGTCATCGACAAAGAGATCGCATGGCAGCTGACGGTGAGCATGCCCGCCGAGGGCGATGCCCGTGAGACCGGCGACACGATGTACGAGGACGTGCTGAAGAACCTCAAGATCAACAAGAGGTTCCGCATCGACACGGACTGA